The following coding sequences lie in one Candidatus Curtissbacteria bacterium genomic window:
- a CDS encoding glycosyltransferase family 39 protein, with product MIDSHGHKRSFSANKQSLRSSSSTAGLKQSPSITQGHGLRSLLAKRVAGLSPWSSLSSLRASKVTATTTAGSRVPRLLEIDKKRISRFLSQNYLLIVILVSASIVLSLNINKPFWGHHDWNGAWYSNFARNFLRYGLIETKFGSVMNTGVVSPDGFHFFTHYPPLLPILLFLSFSTFGIHEWSARLVPLIFTLATIVAIYAIGNIFFNKRIAILAALFSTVMPIVIYFGKMPVQETLVIAPVLLSVIAYFKFFEKPNRKNSLILVSALVFSHLINWPAYYVTPLFSAHWILFSKNKSKKFTFLLFLAISLMMFGVHMLHTAWLTRDLIGGGLIDVLKFRLNIGEQLMGYSHTKFLELQARWITVYFTRPILFFSAIALIWIFINLIKRRFPKKTQILLMLGIFGVTHNLVFRNMAFIHDYMIIYLWPFLALSASFGFFILVERLKIPRNVVPLLIVLVLTLCIQERFDFTKALILSNGFVEGVEVGKLVNSNTKEGEQTLILSESFKENYEVFINYYSDRRIDYYLPSDENLLQARLSQQDYKLMVAMPQRDTNEATLKFLQRSHKQTKIDNYLLFVK from the coding sequence ATGATAGATTCCCACGGGCATAAGCGGAGCTTTTCTGCGAATAAGCAGAGCTTGCGGTCCTCGTCTTCGACTGCGGGTCTAAAGCAGAGCCCTTCGATTACTCAGGGCCATGGCTTGCGGTCCTTACTCGCAAAGCGAGTTGCGGGCCTAAGCCCGTGGTCCTCTCTTTCTTCGCTTCGCGCAAGTAAAGTCACAGCTACCACCACGGCTGGAAGCCGTGTTCCTCGCTTGCTCGAAATAGACAAAAAAAGAATATCGCGCTTTCTTTCACAAAATTATCTTTTGATAGTAATTCTCGTATCTGCCTCAATAGTACTTTCGCTTAATATCAACAAACCTTTCTGGGGCCATCACGATTGGAATGGAGCGTGGTATTCAAATTTCGCCAGGAATTTTTTAAGATACGGATTAATCGAGACAAAATTTGGGTCTGTAATGAATACCGGGGTTGTATCCCCCGACGGTTTTCACTTTTTTACTCATTACCCACCGCTTCTACCGATACTTTTATTTCTAAGTTTCAGCACCTTTGGAATTCATGAATGGTCAGCGCGTCTTGTACCGTTAATCTTCACCCTAGCAACAATTGTTGCAATATACGCAATCGGCAATATATTTTTTAACAAAAGAATCGCTATTTTGGCTGCATTATTCTCCACTGTAATGCCAATCGTTATTTACTTCGGGAAAATGCCCGTTCAGGAAACCCTTGTTATTGCACCCGTTCTGCTTTCAGTGATTGCTTACTTCAAATTCTTCGAAAAACCAAATAGAAAGAATTCTTTGATACTTGTAAGCGCCCTTGTTTTTTCGCACCTCATAAACTGGCCCGCTTACTACGTAACACCTCTTTTCTCGGCTCACTGGATCCTCTTTTCGAAGAACAAATCGAAAAAGTTTACATTTCTCCTATTTCTGGCAATCAGCCTGATGATGTTTGGCGTCCACATGTTACATACGGCTTGGCTAACGCGAGACCTCATTGGTGGAGGATTGATTGACGTTCTAAAATTCAGGCTCAATATTGGCGAACAACTTATGGGTTATTCCCACACGAAATTCCTTGAACTCCAAGCAAGATGGATCACGGTTTACTTTACGAGGCCTATCTTGTTTTTTTCCGCAATCGCTCTCATCTGGATTTTTATAAACCTAATAAAAAGAAGATTTCCAAAAAAAACTCAAATACTTTTAATGCTCGGAATCTTCGGTGTCACGCACAATCTAGTTTTTAGAAATATGGCCTTTATCCACGATTACATGATTATCTATCTCTGGCCGTTTCTCGCGTTAAGCGCAAGCTTCGGTTTTTTCATCCTCGTCGAAAGATTAAAAATTCCCCGCAATGTCGTACCCCTGCTAATAGTGCTCGTCCTGACACTTTGCATACAGGAAAGGTTCGATTTTACAAAAGCGCTTATTCTAAGCAACGGATTTGTTGAAGGAGTCGAAGTGGGCAAGCTAGTAAATAGCAACACAAAGGAGGGCGAGCAAACACTCATTTTATCCGAAAGTTTTAAAGAAAACTACGAGGTGTTTATAAATTACTATTCCGATCGCCGCATCGACTACTATCTTCCTTCGGACGAAAATCTTCTCCAAGCTCGACTTTCCCAGCAAGATTACAAGCTCATGGTTGCAATGCCCCAGAGGGATACAAATGAAGCCACGTTAAAATTTTTACAAAGAAGTCATAAACAAACTAAAATAGATAATTATCTTCTTTTTGTAAAATGA
- a CDS encoding glycosyltransferase produces the protein MTNKLVSIIIPTYNEELLIATCINSLKNQTYKNVEIILVDDGSTDKTKEIAKSLSTKVITQNHKGPGSARNLGASKAKGKILVFVDADMTFEKDFIEDLISPILKGKTIGTFSKNEFNANQKNVWSACWNLNRGWPKDRLIPPDYPDEAPVYRAILKSEFDKVGGFDATGEYTDDWSLSRKLGKKSTLAKGANYHHSNPSSLKEVWKQARWIGKNEFITGSPIRKIRSLVFYSFPISFVIGSYKSLTHLKFQFIIFRLYYDFAILVSVVKSFLGEKKSK, from the coding sequence ATGACAAATAAACTTGTATCCATAATCATCCCTACCTACAACGAAGAATTACTTATCGCAACATGCATAAACTCACTCAAAAACCAAACTTATAAAAACGTAGAAATAATACTTGTTGACGATGGTTCAACCGACAAAACAAAAGAAATAGCAAAAAGTCTTTCAACGAAAGTCATTACCCAAAATCATAAAGGACCCGGATCCGCGAGAAATCTGGGTGCATCAAAGGCAAAAGGAAAAATCCTCGTTTTTGTTGATGCCGACATGACATTTGAAAAAGATTTCATAGAAGATCTTATTTCCCCAATACTCAAAGGCAAAACTATTGGAACGTTTTCCAAGAACGAATTTAATGCCAATCAAAAAAACGTCTGGTCTGCCTGCTGGAACTTGAATAGGGGATGGCCAAAAGACAGGCTCATTCCCCCGGACTACCCAGACGAGGCGCCTGTCTACAGAGCAATTCTAAAATCAGAGTTTGATAAAGTTGGCGGATTTGACGCGACAGGGGAGTATACTGACGACTGGTCACTTTCAAGAAAACTTGGTAAAAAGTCGACACTAGCAAAAGGAGCAAATTATCACCATTCTAACCCCTCATCACTAAAAGAAGTCTGGAAACAAGCAAGATGGATTGGAAAAAACGAATTTATCACCGGCTCCCCCATTCGGAAAATAAGATCCTTAGTTTTTTATAGCTTTCCCATCTCTTTTGTAATAGGCTCGTACAAATCTCTTACACATTTAAAATTCCAATTTATAATTTTTAGACTTTATTATGATTTTGCAATCTTGGTTTCCGTTGTAAAATCATTTCTTGGCGAAAAAAAATCTAAATGA